The sequence below is a genomic window from Sceloporus undulatus isolate JIND9_A2432 ecotype Alabama chromosome 5, SceUnd_v1.1, whole genome shotgun sequence.
GGGAAATagggttcagcaccatggacaacTCCTTTATTCTTTTAAAGGCAAGAATATAACCCAGAGGGACTCATTGTAGATGCTGACATGGATCCAGAGCTACCATTATGAGTATAGATCTCCTGGTGTAAAAAAGCAAAGAGGACTGGTAACATCCAATAGAACAAAGTCTCAGGGTGTTGAAAAAGATTACTTTTATTCTTCCAATTAGCCAATGCATTTCAGCCTTGTAATATTTATTTGCCTTCTTCAAGGTCTGAagaagcctcagaagaaggtcaTTAATTATTACAGGGCTGAAATGTGTTGGACTAAttgcaagaataaaataaactttttctGTGTCCTGAGACTTTGTTGATTCTCTACACCTTCTCTTGGTGTCAAACAACGATGCTAAAAACAGAAACACAGTAGTTTCAAACGGGGCTGTAAAATCTAACACTCACTGATGATGGGCTATTCTAGGTTTACAAGGTTTTATTCAGTAGCGTTGATTTCAAATGACAATTAAACATGCTTGTTACATACATATTAcataaaaatgtgtgtttctgtAATTGTTAGGCAAAGCAGATTTCTAACTAAGAGGCTGAATAGCTTTAACGACTATCTATTTATTTCTTCTATTGCATTTAGGGATATAATGTAGATGCTCTAACCATTGATCAAGTGACTCCATTGCATGAAGCATGCCTAGGAGATCATGTGGGATGTGCTAGACTCCTTCTTGAAGCAGGAGCAAATGTAAGTATTATTTTATCTCATACCACAagttgaattgtgtctggaaaacACTAAGGAGTCAGTAGATATTTGGGATCCCTGGTGTAACATGTTACCACTAATTTATACAGTTAGAAGACTGCTGTTGCTCTTATGTGTCTTCAGGtaaattctgacttatggtgaccctgtcattgggttttattggcaaaaatTATTCAAAAGAGGTTCACCATTGCCCTTCTTTAATGCTAGgggagcatgacttgcccaagatcatctagaGGTATCTGTGgctaagtgaggattcaaaccctaatcttCTGGAGTTTTAATCTGACACCCAAACCACTGGCTCAAATGACACTTTACAACAATAATTAGGGGAGAACTTGGAAATAATTCATTGAAAATTAATATATTACCCAAATTTGCAAAAATGTTCAACGGTTCTTTCATTGTTTCAATGCCAACAGCATTATTTTTGAGTAAGTATTAAtatgtctttttttaaactataatttCTTATTCATAATTTCTAGGAAATTTAATGTAATGATATAACAGAATAATTCACAGATTGATTTTATTGCTTCTTGAGTTCTTTAACAACTTAATTTTAACAAATTAGCACTAATGCtaagatttccaaactctgaattaGAGTAATTTACTTAAGAAAAATGTATAAACCATCTTTTAAGGCAAATTTTTCCAGTTGTACAATATGTCAAATCCTAAACATGAAGAATAATAAAGCAATGATAAATCCAGAATTAAAAGTTGATATAAGGAGGTTTAACTAGAGTTTAGATTAGTGCACAATCTGTATAGTTTCCACATTCAGTGTGTTAAGCGCCTGTGTTACTTGAATCAAGATGATACACAAGTTCCTGCCCTACTTCATTCTATCTGTTTCCATCTTCTGCACAATATCAGGGGGTGTTTATCCCTAAGATTTTGCCCATGATTTTTCTTGGCACATACGTACGTGGAtttattaatacagtggtgcTGGTTGCTCTTTCCTGCAAGCCATTTTGGCAGACCTTCCATTTTTGCACTGCATTTTCTGAGTAACAGAGGCTTTTAAAAGAGAGATAAGAACAGGGTGAGATCTTTTTCTGAGTAACAGGGGCTTTTAAAAGAGAGATAAGAACAGGGTAAGATCTTAAACACTTTCCATGTATTTGATATGTAAAGTATTTTGTTCCTACTCATAGGTGAATGCTACAACAATTGATGGAATGACACCCCTGTTCAATGCATGCTCAAGAGGAAGTGCTTCTTGTGTAGAGCTTCTGTTGGCATATGGGGCCAAAGCTCAGTGGGAGACATGTCTTCCTTCTCCAACTCATGAAGCAGCTGGCAGAGGTATGAACAGAATGGACCAAGAATTGTATCAAGCATTGAAAATGTCTCCTTTTCCCATGCCTTATTCCTTGTGTGTCATATCTTAAATTTAGATTGTAAATCTGAGGGAACAGACTGTCATACTACAAAGATTGTAAATTGCTTTGGAAGCCTTTTTTTGGCAAAATGTGGGATAAATGGTTTAAATAAATGTCATGTCCAGTTTGGAAAATTCATCACATTTTATTTTGGCTAGGCCATAGTGATTGTCTGGAATTGCTGATCTCTTGGGGCATAGACGTTGACCAAGATATCCCTCACCTTGGAACCCCACTATACGTGGCCTGTATTTCACAGCAGAAACAATGTGTCCGCAAGCTTCTCCATTCAGGTATGTACAGTTAAATGTTTCCTATTCAGTTACTTTGCTAACTTTTTAAACGGAATTAGCCTTTCACTGTAATAACCTTGACACTATGTTGCTGATCACTTTATTTGCTCAGCCCAGTATCCAAGATGTTTTACCATTAGTGTTGTTTATTCCCTAAAATCTCCCagttttcttatctttcttttaatGCATCTGGCCCATAACTGAAGTgggttttttacattttaaattttatttatatctgctGTTTTCCTAGCATAAGGCcacagtggcttacaataatttaaaacaaaattcagctaaaaaaattgcaaaagttaaaaaaaaacatgaaattgCATTGAAAATCACATGATTAAAAACAGATTGAGACAGATTTAAAGCATAATTTAAAAGATCAACGGTAAACAGCTCACTACTTTCAAACATCCTTCTGCTGCACGATTTAAGaatcaaaagcctgcctaaataaaaagatcGTTGCCTGCTGGAAGAAAACAGGCAAAGATGGGGCCAATTGGCTTCCCAAGGAAGAGATTTCCacagcctgagagcagccactaaaaaggctctcttgtgtgtcttcaacaaATGTGAGATTGAGAAAAAGTCATCCcctaaagatcttaaaactcagcctgactcatatagggagatacagtcttttaaGTAGGCTGTGACAATTTAAGAGGCATTctctcccccaccttttttttattACAATCTATAGGTGCAAATGTACATAAAGGAAAATTTTTGGAAACTCCATTACATGCTGCTGCAAAGCAGtccaatgcagaaataataaacATGCTTCTTGACTTCGGGGCCAATATAAATGCCAAAAATACAGAGTTTGAACGACCACTAGATGTAGCTCCTCCCAGCAGCTTGGCAGAAAGAGTGCTGCTTCTGCATGAAGGTAAAAattatgtctgtgtgtataattgtatatgtatgtatgtgccttcaagtcacctgttgacttacagcgatcccatgaatttcatagcctCCTCTAAGCTTTCTGATGAATGACCACTCTAGCATTTCCATTTGTAGGGCAAACCAATGTGTTTATGGAATCTATCAGACTGGCAGAAAAGACGGGAGCACGGcggtatgctcccatcaatattgaGCAATAacgcaaagattatcacatgatgttgtgcgATATTGCTATTATTGTACAATTATCCCAtaaataaagaggcattctagtgccactttttattcacaggaagatcctgtgaataaaaagcagtgctagaatgGCTTTTTCTTCACAGGATAATCGCACAATAatcacaacattgtgtgatattCTTCGCATTATTACACGATATTGACAGGAGCTTACCTCTATACTCCcgtcttttttgccagtctgataaagTTCTCCCTTTCTCTGTGTCATCTGTCCTCCATTATTACCCATTTCCAATAGTGTTCTTGCTGAACTTTCACAGATGGATTTCATAGGTGATTACTTAACTCAGTTCACAGAAAATGGTTATAAAATCGGGGGGAAGGCAGTCTTGGGAAAAATGGAAGGCACATTAAATAGGAATATGTGTATGTTCAGCTGAAATGTTTGTGTATGTACATGTGCCATCCAGTCACCTGCCAACTAacagtgacctcatgaatttcatatggttttctcaggcaaagaatactcagaggtggttttgccagttccttcgtctgaaatataacctacaacacctggtatttgttgttgttctcccatccatgtactaa
It includes:
- the ASB5 gene encoding ankyrin repeat and SOCS box protein 5 isoform X3, yielding MSRIYNCDWLETPWGDGDLGSWADRSPLHEAASQGRLLSLKTLIAQGYNVDALTIDQVTPLHEACLGDHVGCARLLLEAGANVNATTIDGMTPLFNACSRGSASCVELLLAYGAKAQWETCLPSPTHEAAGRGHSDCLELLISWGIDVDQDIPHLGTPLYVACISQQKQCVRKLLHSGANVHKGKFLETPLHAAAKQSNAEIINMLLDFGANINAKNTEFERPLDVAPPSSLAERVLLLHEAAPCSLCQLCRLRIRNYIGRARLHLVSQLQLPTILKDFLQYR
- the ASB5 gene encoding ankyrin repeat and SOCS box protein 5 isoform X2, translating into MSTNTAAVRNCTKQNLSKRSLEFIGECPPKRKASWGILTSQGSWADRSPLHEAASQGRLLSLKTLIAQGYNVDALTIDQVTPLHEACLGDHVGCARLLLEAGANVNATTIDGMTPLFNACSRGSASCVELLLAYGAKAQWETCLPSPTHEAAGRGHSDCLELLISWGIDVDQDIPHLGTPLYVACISQQKQCVRKLLHSGANVHKGKFLETPLHAAAKQSNAEIINMLLDFGANINAKNTEFERPLDVAPPSSLAERVLLLHEAAPCSLCQLCRLRIRNYIGRARLHLVSQLQLPTILKDFLQYR
- the ASB5 gene encoding ankyrin repeat and SOCS box protein 5 isoform X1, whose protein sequence is MTVIEENRPFAQQLSNVYFTILSLFCFKLFVKISLAILSHFYIVKGNRKEAARIAAEFYGIPQAQGSWADRSPLHEAASQGRLLSLKTLIAQGYNVDALTIDQVTPLHEACLGDHVGCARLLLEAGANVNATTIDGMTPLFNACSRGSASCVELLLAYGAKAQWETCLPSPTHEAAGRGHSDCLELLISWGIDVDQDIPHLGTPLYVACISQQKQCVRKLLHSGANVHKGKFLETPLHAAAKQSNAEIINMLLDFGANINAKNTEFERPLDVAPPSSLAERVLLLHEAAPCSLCQLCRLRIRNYIGRARLHLVSQLQLPTILKDFLQYR